One window of the Shewanella khirikhana genome contains the following:
- the ftsZ gene encoding cell division protein FtsZ yields the protein MFEIMDTHSDEAVIKVIGVGGGGGNAVEHMVKHNIEGVEFVATNTDAQALRKSAAGQTIQLGRDVTKGLGAGANPEVGRAAAEEDKESIRAAIKGSDMIFIAAGMGGGTGTGAAPVVAEVAREEGILTVAVVTKPFPFEGKKRMAYAEQGINELAKHVDSLITIPNEKLLKVLGRGTSLLDAFAAANNVLLGAVQGIAELITRPGLINVDFADVKTVMSEMGNAMMGTGVARGEDRAEEAAEAAVASPLLEDIDLAGARGVLVNITAGMDMTIEEFETVGNHVKAYASDNATVVVGAVIDPEMSDELRVTVVATGIGAEKKPDIQLVPKVQPRPEPVVVEPKVEAFVAEEPVFQAQPAAKGNAVPSAAPQVAPAPKNELDYLDIPAFLRKQAD from the coding sequence ATGTTTGAGATCATGGATACTCATTCCGACGAGGCGGTGATTAAAGTCATCGGCGTTGGTGGCGGTGGTGGCAACGCCGTCGAGCATATGGTGAAGCACAATATTGAAGGTGTTGAGTTCGTTGCAACCAATACTGACGCACAGGCGCTGCGCAAATCTGCCGCAGGCCAAACCATCCAGTTGGGTCGCGATGTGACCAAGGGTCTGGGTGCCGGTGCCAATCCTGAGGTGGGCCGTGCGGCCGCCGAAGAAGATAAAGAAAGCATCCGCGCTGCCATCAAGGGCTCGGACATGATCTTTATCGCTGCCGGTATGGGCGGTGGTACAGGTACTGGCGCTGCGCCAGTGGTTGCCGAAGTGGCACGCGAAGAAGGCATTCTGACCGTAGCCGTGGTGACCAAGCCGTTCCCATTCGAAGGCAAGAAGCGTATGGCCTATGCCGAGCAGGGTATCAACGAGCTGGCCAAGCACGTCGATTCCTTGATCACGATTCCCAACGAAAAGCTGCTCAAGGTACTGGGCCGCGGTACGTCGTTGCTGGACGCCTTTGCTGCGGCCAACAACGTATTGCTGGGCGCTGTGCAGGGTATTGCTGAGCTGATTACCCGTCCCGGTCTGATTAACGTCGACTTCGCCGACGTGAAAACCGTTATGTCCGAAATGGGTAATGCCATGATGGGTACCGGTGTTGCCCGTGGTGAAGACCGTGCCGAAGAGGCCGCCGAAGCCGCCGTTGCCAGCCCGCTGCTGGAAGACATCGACCTGGCAGGTGCCCGTGGCGTACTGGTGAACATCACCGCCGGTATGGACATGACTATCGAAGAGTTCGAAACCGTAGGTAACCACGTTAAGGCTTATGCCTCTGACAACGCCACTGTGGTGGTGGGGGCCGTTATCGACCCAGAGATGAGCGATGAGCTGCGCGTTACTGTAGTTGCTACCGGTATCGGTGCCGAGAAGAAGCCTGATATCCAGTTGGTACCTAAAGTTCAGCCTCGTCCAGAGCCAGTGGTTGTAGAGCCAAAGGTTGAAGCCTTCGTGGCCGAAGAGCCAGTATTCCAGGCTCAGCCAGCAGCCAAAGGTAACGCCGTACCCTCGGCAGCACCTCAGGTTGCCCCTGCGCCCAAGAACGAGCTTGATTACCTGGATATTCCAGCCTTCCTGCGCAAACAGGCAGACTGA
- the lpxC gene encoding UDP-3-O-acyl-N-acetylglucosamine deacetylase: MIFQRTVKEMVKTTGVGLHSGNKVTLTIKPAPINTGIVLMRTDLNPAVAIPAKANMVRETTMCTALVNDEGVRISTIEHLFAALAGLGIDNAVIEVDAPEIPIMDGSASPFVFLLQSAGIQEQSAAKKYLRIKRTVRVEDGDKWAEIRPFQGFRVNFAIDFNHPEIARSQQHMVMDFSSTAFVKDISRARTFGFMRDIEYLRANNLALGGSMENAVVLDEYRVLNPDGLRYEDEFVKHKILDAFGDLYVAGHAIIGEFCAYKTGHALNNQLVRAVLAAQDAWELVSFDKEADAPVSFAMPGSVVLA; the protein is encoded by the coding sequence ATGATTTTTCAAAGAACAGTTAAAGAAATGGTTAAGACCACCGGTGTTGGATTGCACTCCGGTAACAAGGTCACACTCACCATTAAACCCGCGCCTATCAATACAGGGATCGTACTGATGCGTACTGACCTGAACCCAGCCGTGGCCATTCCAGCCAAGGCAAATATGGTTCGGGAAACCACCATGTGTACGGCCCTGGTAAATGATGAAGGTGTTCGCATTTCGACGATCGAGCACCTGTTTGCCGCCCTGGCAGGTCTCGGCATTGATAATGCCGTAATAGAAGTGGACGCGCCTGAAATCCCGATTATGGATGGCAGTGCCAGCCCCTTCGTATTCCTGCTGCAGAGCGCCGGTATTCAGGAGCAGTCAGCGGCCAAAAAATATCTGCGTATCAAGCGCACCGTACGCGTGGAAGACGGCGACAAGTGGGCGGAAATCCGTCCGTTCCAGGGGTTTCGAGTCAACTTTGCCATTGACTTCAACCACCCTGAGATCGCGCGCAGCCAGCAGCATATGGTGATGGACTTTTCCTCGACTGCCTTTGTGAAAGATATCAGCCGTGCCCGCACCTTTGGGTTTATGCGCGATATCGAATACCTGCGTGCCAACAACCTGGCGCTCGGTGGCAGCATGGAAAATGCCGTTGTGCTTGATGAATACCGCGTCCTCAACCCCGATGGCCTGCGTTATGAGGACGAGTTCGTTAAGCACAAGATCCTGGATGCATTTGGCGATCTCTATGTCGCCGGTCATGCCATCATAGGTGAGTTTTGTGCCTATAAGACCGGCCACGCCCTGAACAACCAATTGGTCAGGGCGGTGCTTGCCGCTCAGGATGCCTGGGAACTGGTGAGCTTTGACAAAGAAGCCGACGCACCTGTCAGCTTCGCCATGCCAGGCAGTGTGGTTCTTGCCTGA
- a CDS encoding DUF721 domain-containing protein — MKKLPQDLAALMHTTGTLPDIAEKAELLNNLDHIVKQMVSGPVAEQLKVANLRHGTLVIETATAAWAARINFQKPMLLKQLQAETLPMLTAIDVKVNPALAQYRPKAPINTNQLSETAAAHIEALAEHTEGSLGQKLKRLAALASRHRQS; from the coding sequence ATGAAAAAGTTACCTCAGGACCTTGCTGCACTCATGCACACCACAGGCACACTGCCGGATATCGCCGAAAAGGCAGAGTTGCTGAACAATCTGGATCACATCGTAAAACAGATGGTTTCAGGTCCGGTTGCGGAGCAACTAAAGGTAGCAAATCTCCGCCACGGTACTCTCGTTATAGAAACGGCTACGGCCGCCTGGGCCGCCCGAATCAACTTTCAAAAGCCTATGCTTCTCAAACAACTGCAGGCTGAAACGCTCCCAATGCTTACCGCTATTGACGTTAAAGTCAACCCGGCGCTGGCACAGTATCGACCAAAAGCGCCGATTAACACCAATCAGTTGAGCGAAACGGCCGCAGCCCATATTGAAGCCCTGGCCGAGCACACCGAAGGTAGTCTGGGCCAGAAACTGAAACGGCTGGCTGCATTGGCCAGCCGTCACAGGCAGTCATAA
- a CDS encoding M23 family metallopeptidase — MSVTVFIQGRSGVTRWQPGKRWLLLPVLLLATGAGLYQYNNARFESQQASVDSERQARENQKREVLELKDATESQLATLTAYVARMQAKITRLEALGQHVAQNYKLDDQFDFSAEAGVGGSSDLGSAIEIGQLIEDMNKLALRIDNNDAQLALLETVAANLHIDEERYVSGRPVSKGYLSSPYGLRNDPFTGRRTMHKGIDFAGSEGADVVATAGGVVTWAGDMFGYGQLVEVDHGNGLRTRYGHNKTLSVAVGDVVAKGEKIATMGSTGRSTGPHVHYEVLRSGQQVDPRKYVYRKAG, encoded by the coding sequence ATGAGTGTAACAGTTTTTATTCAAGGTCGCAGCGGCGTTACCCGTTGGCAACCCGGCAAACGCTGGTTGTTGCTGCCGGTGTTGTTGCTCGCCACCGGAGCCGGCTTGTACCAGTACAATAATGCCCGGTTCGAAAGCCAGCAGGCCAGTGTAGACAGTGAACGTCAGGCCCGCGAAAACCAAAAACGCGAAGTGCTGGAACTCAAGGACGCTACCGAATCCCAACTCGCAACCCTGACCGCCTATGTGGCGCGCATGCAGGCGAAAATCACTCGCCTCGAAGCCTTGGGTCAGCATGTTGCTCAGAATTACAAGCTCGATGATCAGTTTGACTTCTCCGCCGAAGCCGGTGTGGGTGGTTCATCCGATCTCGGCTCTGCCATCGAAATTGGTCAGCTTATCGAAGACATGAATAAGCTGGCACTCAGAATTGATAACAATGACGCTCAGCTGGCACTACTTGAAACTGTGGCAGCCAATCTCCATATAGATGAAGAACGTTATGTATCAGGGCGCCCTGTCAGCAAAGGCTATCTCTCGTCGCCCTACGGTTTACGCAATGATCCCTTTACCGGCCGAAGAACCATGCATAAAGGCATAGACTTCGCTGGTTCAGAGGGGGCCGATGTTGTCGCTACCGCCGGTGGTGTGGTGACATGGGCTGGAGACATGTTCGGTTATGGCCAATTGGTGGAGGTAGATCATGGTAATGGTCTGCGTACCCGGTATGGACACAATAAAACTTTGTCAGTAGCTGTAGGTGATGTGGTCGCCAAGGGTGAGAAAATTGCCACTATGGGCAGTACCGGTCGTTCGACTGGTCCCCATGTGCACTACGAAGTGTTGCGGTCGGGTCAGCAAGTGGATCCGAGAAAGTACGTCTACCGCAAGGCAGGTTAA
- the secA gene encoding preprotein translocase subunit SecA, which produces MFNVLTKIFGSRNDRTLKQLGKVVQKINALEADYEKLSDEELKAKTAEFQARLEKGESLNDIMAEAFATVREASKRVFEMRHFDVQLMGGMVLDSNRIAEMRTGEGKTLTATLPAYLNALTGKGVHVITVNDYLARRDAENNRPLFEFLGLSVGINVAGLSHADKKAAYDADITYGTNNEFGFDYLRDNMAFSPDDRVQRPLHYALIDEVDSILIDEARTPLIISGAAEDSSELYIRVNKLIPNLVRQDKEDSEEFVGEGDYSIDEKARQVHMTERGQEKVEQLLTEAGLLAEGDSLYSAANISLLHHVNAALRAHTLFEKDVDYVVQNDEVVIVDEHTGRTMPGRRWSEGLHQAVEAKEGVRIQNENQTLASITFQNYFRLYEKLAGMTGTADTEAFEFQHIYGLDTVVVPTNRPMVRKDMPDLVYLTAREKYQAIIADIKDCRERGQPVLVGTVSIEQSELLSRLLNQDKIPHQVLNAKFHEKEADIVAQAGRPSTVTVATNMAGRGTDIVLGGNWKSEIEALDNPTAEQIAAVRADWQQRHDAVVEAGGLHILGTERHESRRIDNQLRGRSGRQGDPGSSRFYLSMEDNLMRIFASERVANMMKKLGMEEGEAIEHPWVTRAIENAQRKVEARNFDIRKQLLEFDDVANDQRQVVYAQRNELMDAESIEETIQNIQADVIDGLVDQYIPPQSVEELWDVPGLEERLANEFGLQLPIQEWLDKEDDLHEETLRERIVDTWRQAYQAKEQMVGTPVLRQFEKAVMLQTLDGLWKEHLAAMDHLRQGIHLRGYAQKNPKQEYKRESFELFQQMLESLKHDVIAILSKVQVQAQSDVEEMEARRREEEARIQREYQHAAAESMASDNSELAEMASHVPQVRDGEKVGRNDPCPCGSGKKYKQCHGKLT; this is translated from the coding sequence ATGTTTAATGTACTGACAAAAATTTTCGGTAGCCGTAACGACCGCACCCTGAAACAGCTGGGTAAAGTTGTCCAAAAAATTAACGCATTGGAAGCCGACTACGAAAAGCTCTCCGATGAGGAACTGAAGGCCAAGACTGCCGAGTTCCAGGCCCGTTTGGAAAAAGGCGAAAGCCTCAACGACATCATGGCCGAAGCTTTCGCCACCGTGCGTGAAGCATCCAAGCGTGTGTTCGAGATGCGCCACTTCGACGTGCAGCTGATGGGTGGTATGGTACTCGACAGCAACCGCATCGCCGAGATGCGTACCGGTGAAGGTAAAACCCTGACCGCGACCCTGCCGGCTTACCTGAACGCACTGACCGGAAAAGGCGTACACGTGATTACCGTGAACGACTACCTGGCTCGCCGCGATGCCGAAAACAACCGTCCGCTGTTTGAGTTTCTCGGTCTGTCTGTGGGCATCAACGTCGCCGGTCTGAGCCACGCCGACAAAAAAGCCGCCTACGATGCCGACATTACCTACGGCACCAACAACGAATTCGGTTTCGACTATCTGCGCGACAACATGGCGTTTTCGCCAGACGATCGCGTTCAGCGCCCACTGCACTACGCCCTTATCGACGAAGTGGACTCCATCCTGATCGATGAAGCCCGTACGCCACTGATCATCTCCGGCGCCGCCGAAGACAGCTCTGAGCTCTACATCCGCGTCAACAAACTGATCCCCAATCTGGTGCGTCAGGACAAAGAAGACAGTGAAGAGTTCGTGGGTGAAGGCGACTACTCCATCGACGAGAAAGCCCGTCAGGTACACATGACCGAGCGTGGTCAGGAAAAGGTTGAGCAACTGCTTACCGAAGCCGGCCTGCTGGCGGAAGGTGATTCGCTGTATTCAGCCGCCAACATTTCTTTGCTGCACCACGTTAACGCCGCCCTGCGTGCCCACACCCTGTTCGAAAAGGACGTGGACTATGTGGTGCAAAACGATGAAGTGGTGATTGTGGATGAGCACACCGGCCGTACCATGCCAGGTCGTCGCTGGTCAGAAGGTCTGCACCAGGCGGTTGAAGCCAAAGAAGGCGTACGTATCCAAAACGAAAACCAGACCCTGGCGTCCATTACTTTCCAGAACTACTTCCGTCTGTACGAGAAGCTGGCGGGTATGACAGGTACTGCCGATACCGAAGCGTTCGAATTCCAACATATTTATGGTCTGGACACCGTAGTGGTGCCAACCAATCGCCCCATGGTGCGTAAAGACATGCCGGATCTGGTTTACCTCACTGCCCGTGAGAAGTACCAGGCCATCATCGCCGATATCAAAGATTGCCGTGAACGTGGCCAGCCAGTGTTGGTGGGTACCGTGTCCATCGAACAGTCTGAACTGCTGTCACGTCTGCTCAATCAAGACAAGATCCCCCATCAGGTTCTGAACGCCAAGTTCCACGAAAAAGAGGCCGATATCGTGGCCCAGGCTGGTCGTCCAAGCACAGTGACCGTTGCCACCAACATGGCCGGTCGTGGTACCGACATTGTGCTCGGTGGTAACTGGAAGTCTGAAATCGAGGCGCTGGATAACCCAACCGCCGAACAGATTGCCGCAGTACGCGCCGACTGGCAGCAGCGTCACGATGCCGTGGTTGAGGCCGGTGGTCTGCACATTTTGGGTACCGAGCGTCACGAATCACGCCGTATCGACAACCAGCTGCGTGGTCGTTCCGGTCGTCAGGGCGATCCGGGTTCTTCCCGCTTCTATCTTTCGATGGAAGATAACCTGATGCGTATTTTCGCTTCTGAGCGTGTAGCCAACATGATGAAGAAGCTGGGTATGGAAGAAGGCGAAGCCATCGAGCACCCATGGGTGACCCGTGCTATCGAAAACGCCCAGCGTAAAGTAGAAGCGCGTAACTTCGATATCCGTAAGCAACTGCTCGAGTTCGATGACGTAGCCAACGACCAGCGTCAGGTGGTTTATGCCCAGCGTAACGAACTGATGGATGCCGAAAGCATCGAAGAAACCATTCAGAACATTCAGGCCGATGTTATTGATGGCCTGGTTGATCAGTACATTCCACCTCAGTCAGTAGAAGAGCTGTGGGACGTTCCGGGTCTGGAAGAGCGTCTGGCCAATGAGTTTGGTCTGCAGCTTCCAATTCAGGAATGGTTGGACAAAGAAGACGACCTGCACGAAGAAACTCTGCGTGAGCGTATCGTCGATACCTGGCGTCAGGCTTATCAGGCCAAAGAGCAAATGGTCGGCACCCCTGTGCTGCGCCAGTTCGAAAAGGCTGTGATGCTGCAAACCCTCGATGGTCTGTGGAAAGAACACCTGGCAGCCATGGATCACCTGCGTCAGGGTATTCACCTGCGTGGCTACGCGCAAAAGAACCCCAAGCAGGAATATAAGCGCGAATCCTTCGAGCTGTTCCAGCAGATGCTGGAATCACTCAAGCATGATGTGATTGCGATTCTGTCTAAAGTGCAGGTACAGGCCCAGTCCGATGTAGAGGAAATGGAAGCCCGTCGCCGTGAAGAAGAAGCGCGTATCCAGCGCGAATATCAACACGCTGCCGCTGAGTCTATGGCCAGCGACAACAGCGAGCTGGCAGAAATGGCATCACATGTGCCTCAGGTACGCGACGGCGAGAAAGTTGGTCGAAACGATCCTTGCCCCTGCGGTTCAGGTAAAAAGTACAAACAGTGCCACGGCAAGTTGACCTGA